One Brienomyrus brachyistius isolate T26 chromosome 24, BBRACH_0.4, whole genome shotgun sequence DNA segment encodes these proteins:
- the LOC125719875 gene encoding LOW QUALITY PROTEIN: actin filament-associated protein 1-like 1 (The sequence of the model RefSeq protein was modified relative to this genomic sequence to represent the inferred CDS: deleted 1 base in 1 codon), whose amino-acid sequence MDAAAGSLMEQLVTELNVLLKLLDQETLSPATAEKKAAVIHLLRRLPSSVNGTDGIYMNTAFHGNGTRFVESLFEDFDCDFKDFGNTEKPEEQKRDSIVPSKSSLEDSPPPLPTTPPPEEYYEVADPIGPDCVPQSITPPSSSSLVNSVEDGYYEDAEEGYPPTQINCLHKGSEDDSDALSSSYESYDEDEDEAKVRQLSHRWTSGGKTAGPVKPCHVCAVLLRKRRFGQWTKQLTLIREDRLLCYKSSKDVTPCIDLPLNLCNVIYVPKDGRRKKHELRFSLPGSEALVLAVQSKEQAEGWLTVIREVSSQGNINYGMDGSISPMILRKMELDQVTVIEGLLHHYPEKLSADKQTTDPRGSSPRPAKDGREHAQPPSTLCKAKRGALSELTGTMSVAGRKFTRIINFPRKKAPLPRAAPPDEKNPRCGLLSVLTECGWEKRWCSLWAGSLQVRSGCVDSGPPVTVDLCGCEVSSGLDPKHPFAFRILRGGSEVITLEACSCEDMGRWLGLLLAETGCGADLDALRYEYVDLEAVSSVRDAARRSFLWATSTSSISVGSEMYDEVSYEEVQLEEQGRKPVAHGKLLSTDSSRHSNNSLQDTRNHGWNTNHCGKYGKTRAEEDARRYRCEEEALEKEKENIRNTLLSLRKEKRGVREELKSPAGRPQKLLEERLAQLEECCREKEGQRVDVELKLTEVKENLKKSLAGGMLGASVESRTTSKASTPQVERKKSESPNSNADLPVSNGSEIRKSALPVYASARGNVLQKAKEWEMKKGS is encoded by the exons TGATGGAGCAGCTGGTGACGGAGCTGAACGTCTTGCTGAAGCTGCTGGACCAGGAGACCCTGAGTCCCGCCACGGCCGAGAAGAAGGCGGCCGTCATCCACCTGCTCAGACGGCTGCCATCCTCAG TAAATGGCACTGATGGTATCTACATGAACACCGCGTTCCATGGAAATGGCACGAGATTCGTGGAATCCCTCTTTGAAGATTTCG ACTGTGATTTCAAGGATTTCGGTAATACAGAGAAGCCGGAGGAACAGAAGAGGGACAGCATTGTCCCGTCGAAATCA AGTCTAGAGGATTCACCGCCCCCTCTgcccaccaca ccccccccagaagaatACTACGAGGTAGCTGATCCGATTGGTCCAGACTGTGTGCCCCAAAGCATTACCCCCCCGA GCAGCTCCAGTCTTGTCAACTCCGTAGAAGACGGCTACTATGAAGACGCTGAGGAAGGCTACCCCCCCACGCAAATAAACTGCCTGCACAAAGGTTCTG AAGACGACTCGGACGCCCTGAGCAGCTCTTATGAGTCGTAcgacgaggacgaggacgaggccAAAGTCCGGCAGCTGAGTCACCGGTGGACCTCGGGGGGAAAGACGGCAGGCCCCGTGAAGCCATGTCACGTCTGTGCCGTCCTGCTGCGGAAGAGGCGCTTCGGCCAGTGGACCAAGCAGCTGACCCTCATCCGGGAGGACAGGCTCCTG TGTTACAAGAGCTCCAAGGATGTCACCCCCTGCATCGACCTGCCGCTGAACCTGTGCAACGTCATCTACGTGCCCAAAGACGGCCGGCGTAAGAAGCACGAGCTGCGGTTCTCGCTGCCAGGCAgcgaggcgctggtgctggctgtgCAGAGCAAAGAGCAGGCTGAGGGCTGGCTCACG GTGATCAGGGAGGTGAGCAGTCAGGGAAACATAAATtacgggatggatggatccatCTCTCCCATGATCCTCCGCAAGATGGAGCTGGATCAGGTGACTGTGATCGAGGGGCTGCTCCATCACTACCCAGAG AAACTGTCCGCGGACAAGCAGACCACTGACCCCCGCGGCTCGTCCCCCCGCCCCGCCAAGGACGGCCGTGAGCACGCTCAACCTCCATCTACCCTCT gtaaAGCGAAGCGGGGCGCTCTGTCGGAGCTGACGGGCACGATGAGCGTGGCGGGGCGTAAATTCACCCGGATTATCAACTTCCCCAGGAAGAAAGCCCCCCTGCCCCGAGCCGCCCCCCCGGATGAGAAGAATCCCAGATGTG GCCTCCTGAGTGTGCTGACGGAGTGCGGCTGGGAGAAGCGCTGGTGCTCCCTGTGGGCCGGCTCGCTACAGGTCCGGTCCGGCTGCGTAGACTCGGGCCCCCCAGTCACGGTGGACCTGTGTGGCTGCGAAGTGTCCTCCGGACTCGACCCCAAGCACCCCTTTGCCTTCCGGATCCTAAGAGGAGGGTCAGAGGTCATCACGCTGGAG GCCTGCTCCTGCGAGGACATGGGCCGCTGGCtcgggctgctgctggccgagaCCGGCTGCGGCGCCGACCTTGATGCTCTGCGCTACGAGTACGTGGATTTGGAGGCCGTCTCCAGTGTCCGGGACGCGGCCCGGCGCTCATTTCT GTGGGCGACCTCCACCAGCTCCATCTCAGTGGGATCGGAAATGTACGATGAGGTGTCTTATGAGGAAGTACAG CTTGAGGAACAGGGCCGCAAGCCAGTGGCCCATGGGAAGCTGCTCTCGACGGATTCCAGCAGGCACTCAAATAACAGCCTCCAGGACACAAGAAACCACGGCTGGA ACACTAACCATTGCGGGAAGTACGGGAAGACGCGGGCGGAGGAGGATGCCCGGAGGTACCGATGTGAGGAGGAGGCGctggagaaggagaaggagaaTATCCGTAACACCCTACTCTCACTGCGCAAGGAgaaaaggggagtcagggagGAACTGAAGAGTCCCGCAG GAAGACCGCAGAAGCTTCTGGAAGAGCGTCTAGCCCAGCTCGAGGAGTgctgtagggagaaggagggcCAGCGGGTGGACGTAGAGTTAAAGTTGACGGAGGTGAAGGAGAACCTGAAGAAATCTCTGGCAGGAGGCATGCTGGGGGCGTCTGTGGAGAGCAGGACCACCAGCAAGGCGTCTACACCACAG GTTGAGAGAAAGAAAAGCGAGAGTCCCAACAGTAATGCAGACCTTCCAGTCAGTAACGGCTCGGAAATCCGCAAGAGTGCCCTTCCGGTATACGCATCCGCGCGAGGAAATGTCCTGCAAAAAGCCAAG GAATGGGAGATGAAGAAAGGAAGCTAG
- the LOC125719905 gene encoding grpE protein homolog 2, mitochondrial-like isoform X1 produces the protein MHIQGVQLTTCDQIYLLLRAVIVKTLSGTHYRLYYKRVLVRSSSKAAEQCSSGNYCHDNDNREDQRHLVTNVRTLEMQASKLEEQVQDLTEKYKKALADCDTVRKKTQKFVEDAKLFGIQSFCRDLVEVADLLEQTAVEFEGEERVSLRLNEIQSSLQGVFTKHGLEKMTPVGGQYDPYDHEIVCHVPAEGVQPGIVAVVRLDGYKLHGRTIRHALVGTALHTQEQ, from the exons ATGCATATTCAAGGTGTACAGTTGACCACTTGTGATCAGATTTATTTGCTGCTTCGCGCGGTCATTGTGAAGACTTTGTCGGGGACACATTACCGCTTATACTACAAAAG GGTCCTGGTTCGTTCCTCTAGCAAAGCCGCGGAGCAGTGCAGCTCTGGAAACTACTGCCATGACAACGACAACCGGGAGGACCAAAGGCACTTGGTCACCAATGTGAGGACATTGGAGATGCAGGCCAGCAAGTTGGAGGAACAAGTTCAGGATCTGACT gaaaaatataaaaaagctTTGGCTGACTGCGACACGGTACGAAAGAAGACGCAGAAGTTTGTGGAGGATGCCAAGCTGTTTG GCATCCAGAGCTTCTGCCGGGACCTGGTGGAGGTTGCCGACCTCCTGGAGCAGACGGCGGTCGAATTCGAGGGCGAGGAGAGGGTGTCGCTGAGGCTGAACGAGATCCAGAGCAGCCTGCAGGGCGTCTTCACCAAACACGGCCTGGAGAAGATGACCCCAGTGGGCGGCCAGTACGACCCCTACGACCATGAGATTGTGTGTCACGTTCCGGCTGAGGGCGTCCAGCCGGGCATCGTGGCCGTGGTCAGGCTGGACGGCTACAAGCTGCATGGTCGCACCATCCGGCACGCCCTGGTGGGCACCGCCTTGCACACGCAGGAGCAGTGA
- the LOC125719905 gene encoding grpE protein homolog 2, mitochondrial-like isoform X3: MQASKLEEQVQDLTEKYKKALADCDTVRKKTQKFVEDAKLFGIQSFCRDLVEVADLLEQTAVEFEGEERVSLRLNEIQSSLQGVFTKHGLEKMTPVGGQYDPYDHEIVCHVPAEGVQPGIVAVVRLDGYKLHGRTIRHALVGTALHTQEQ; this comes from the exons ATGCAGGCCAGCAAGTTGGAGGAACAAGTTCAGGATCTGACT gaaaaatataaaaaagctTTGGCTGACTGCGACACGGTACGAAAGAAGACGCAGAAGTTTGTGGAGGATGCCAAGCTGTTTG GCATCCAGAGCTTCTGCCGGGACCTGGTGGAGGTTGCCGACCTCCTGGAGCAGACGGCGGTCGAATTCGAGGGCGAGGAGAGGGTGTCGCTGAGGCTGAACGAGATCCAGAGCAGCCTGCAGGGCGTCTTCACCAAACACGGCCTGGAGAAGATGACCCCAGTGGGCGGCCAGTACGACCCCTACGACCATGAGATTGTGTGTCACGTTCCGGCTGAGGGCGTCCAGCCGGGCATCGTGGCCGTGGTCAGGCTGGACGGCTACAAGCTGCATGGTCGCACCATCCGGCACGCCCTGGTGGGCACCGCCTTGCACACGCAGGAGCAGTGA
- the LOC125719905 gene encoding grpE protein homolog 2, mitochondrial-like isoform X2, protein MAEFCVLLARKTSNAFWRLLSVGPGGSRVLVRSSSKAAEQCSSGNYCHDNDNREDQRHLVTNVRTLEMQASKLEEQVQDLTEKYKKALADCDTVRKKTQKFVEDAKLFGIQSFCRDLVEVADLLEQTAVEFEGEERVSLRLNEIQSSLQGVFTKHGLEKMTPVGGQYDPYDHEIVCHVPAEGVQPGIVAVVRLDGYKLHGRTIRHALVGTALHTQEQ, encoded by the exons ATGGCGGAGTTTTGCGTCCTGCTGGCCCGGAAAACGTCGAACGCCTTCTGGAGACTACTGTCCGTCGGCCCGGGGGGCAGCAG GGTCCTGGTTCGTTCCTCTAGCAAAGCCGCGGAGCAGTGCAGCTCTGGAAACTACTGCCATGACAACGACAACCGGGAGGACCAAAGGCACTTGGTCACCAATGTGAGGACATTGGAGATGCAGGCCAGCAAGTTGGAGGAACAAGTTCAGGATCTGACT gaaaaatataaaaaagctTTGGCTGACTGCGACACGGTACGAAAGAAGACGCAGAAGTTTGTGGAGGATGCCAAGCTGTTTG GCATCCAGAGCTTCTGCCGGGACCTGGTGGAGGTTGCCGACCTCCTGGAGCAGACGGCGGTCGAATTCGAGGGCGAGGAGAGGGTGTCGCTGAGGCTGAACGAGATCCAGAGCAGCCTGCAGGGCGTCTTCACCAAACACGGCCTGGAGAAGATGACCCCAGTGGGCGGCCAGTACGACCCCTACGACCATGAGATTGTGTGTCACGTTCCGGCTGAGGGCGTCCAGCCGGGCATCGTGGCCGTGGTCAGGCTGGACGGCTACAAGCTGCATGGTCGCACCATCCGGCACGCCCTGGTGGGCACCGCCTTGCACACGCAGGAGCAGTGA